The following DNA comes from Methanobrevibacter ruminantium.
GTAATGTCAGGTTCAGTGAACTCTCCATTTTGGAAACAGTCTTTACAGTAATCCATATTTGGACTTCCGTCTTCATTGGTTCCATAGTCATTCCTTCCCATCGGTCTGCCGCAAGAATTGCAAAATGCCATTGTTTCACCTATTAATTTCACTTAAAATGATTTAAATTGTGTTGAATATTAAAAAATTATTTAAAAAAAATAGCTAATTAGAATTAATCTAATTAGCTAATGCATAATAATTTTAATCAATTGACGCTGCTTAAATTTGCTCATCGTCTTCCATTACCACTCTCATGTGGTTTGGATCTACAGGCATATGAGCTAAGAAATCTTCTGCAGCTCTTCTTGGGTCACCAGAACCAATGATGTATCTACCTGCGATGATGATATCTGCACCTTTTTCAAATGCTTCTTCTGCTTTTTCAGGAGTGATTCCTCCAGCAACAGCAGCAAGACCTCCAGTAAGTTCTTTAATTTCCTTAATGTTACCCCATGCACTTACGTCATCAAGGTTTTTACCTTCTGCTCTAAGTTTACTTTCAAGGTCAACATTTCTGTGTAAGAGAACAATGTCTGGCATGAACTCTGGGTTGAGTTGTTTGATTTTGTCAGTGAAGTTATCTACATTCATCATATCGAGGATAGAGTAAATACCTTGCTTTTGAGTTTCGTGGATTGCTTTTTCAATGGATTCAATGGTACCGAGACCGGAAATAGCAACTGCATCAGCAGTTTCATCTGCAGCCATCTTAACTTCCACTCTTCCTACGTCCAAGGTTTTTAAGTCAGCAATAATGAATGCACTTGGTGCCAATTCTCTGATTTTTCCAACAATTCCAACACCGAATTTTTTAACGAGAGGAGTTCCTGCTTCAAGGAGGATTCTTTCTCTGTTAGGGAGTTGCTTAATGATTCTTGCCATTGCCTCTTCATTGTCAAGGTCAAGAGCAACTTGCAAGTAAGGTGGTTCGTAAAGTTTGATTGCTTTGAATCCCATAATAGCGTGGGTTCCACGATCTTTTTCGTATAATACTTTGTCAATGTCTGGGTAACCTTTCAATGCTCTTTTGATTGCAAGTTTGGTTGCTGCATAGTTGTATTGGTAGATTTTTCTGTAATCTTGTGCAGCTGGGCTGATGAATACGCTTGCATTAATTACCCAATCTTCAGCTTTGTCTTTAGGAATGATTCCTTCTTCTACACAATCAGCTACAGCTCTACCTACAGCAGTTTGAGCTGGTCCAAAGATTTTGCTTGCATCATCTAAGTCACCAACAGTTACTTTAGGAATAATGATGGTGGCTGGTTTGGTAATTAAGTTAGGTCTGATTACACTGAGCAATGGGGTGTGTCCAACAGATAATTGGCTTAATCCATTAGCAAAAGCGTTTCCTACAGGGCCATCTTTTTCACCAATAAGTAAATCAACGTGTGCTAATTCGTCTCCGTCTCCGATAAGAGCTTCTCCTATAAACATTTCATATCCTCCAATTTTAAGAATAATTTTATAATTATGATTTTAATTTAAATCATTTTTAAGTCATTTTTTGAATTTATTTAGTTTAAATATTACAAATATTACTTTCATAATATAGTAAGTATTTATACAATATAATTTATGATTTTAATACAATATATAGTTAAGTAATTATATTTTGAAAATGAGTAAGAAAAATTAAAAAATAATTTTAAAAATCAATTCTAAAAAATTTATCTAAGCCTATCTAAAAAAATTTAAAATTAATCTAAAAATAAATTAAAAAATTAGTTAAAAATAATACGAACAAATGAAAAACTGTTAAAAAAAAGAAATTATAAGTTGATTTAATCAACTTATTTGAAATTAATTCTTTCAGCAACGTTTCTTGGTAAAGGAAGTCTTCTAAATGGCATTCTTTTAGTTTCTTCCTTAACTGATGCGATAAGTTCATCTGCAGTCATGTCAACTTTCTCACCAGTCTTTCTTACAGTTACATTGTAATTGTCGGTTTCAATTTCCTTGTCCCCGATTACAACGATGTAAGGGATCCATTCCTTAGAAGCGTTTCTGATTTTCTTACCTACTCTGTCGTCACTGTTGTCAACATCTACACGAATGTTTTCAGCTGCAATCTTGTCAGCCAATTCGTTAGCATAGTCTAAATGCTTTTCACCGATTGGCAAGATTCTTACTTGAGATGGGCTTAACCAAATTGGTAACATTGGAGCTTTTCCATCTTCTTTTGCAGTGTTTTCAAGTAAGCTGCAGATAACTCTTTCTACACTACCTGTAGGTGAACAGTGTAAGATGATAGGGTTTTGAGCATCTTCGTTTTCGTCAACATACTCGATGTTGAATCTTCTACCACTTTCCACATCTATTTGCACAGTAGGGTTTTCGATAGGTCTTCCTAAGTAGTCAATAGCTGCAAAGTCGATTTTACAGGACCAGTAGTGTTTTCTTTCAGGCAAGATTTCGAGTAATAATGGTTTGCCGATTCTTTTAGCGGTTGCTTCCATCCAGTCCTTGTGTTCATCGTAGAAGTCTTTGGTTGCTCTGAAGATTGCTTCGTAGTTAACGTCAAGGTCTACACCGGTTTGCACACACATGTCAACTTGAGCATCAAACTCTTCAAGTGCTTGAGGCATGTCAGCACAGAAACTGTGCATATCTGGCATGGTGAATGCTCTGAGTCTCTTAAGACCTACAACTTCTCCTCTTTTCTCGAATCTGAAACTGTAAGTGGATAATTCGTAAACCTTTGCAGGCAAGTTTTTCCAAGTGAGGAAAGATCCGCCAAGAACTCTGAATGCACCGAAACAGCATGCAAATCTAAGCATTAAGTCTTTTTTGGTTGCGGTTTTGTATTGTCTTTCACCGAATTTTGCTGCATGTTCCCTGATTGCATCATTTGCAAGGTCATAGAAGATTGGAGTTTCGATAGGCATTGCACCTAAGTCAACTACAAAGTTGTAAACGTAATCTGCAAGCAAGTCACGGACTAATCTACCTTTTGGATACCATTTAAGGTTTCCAATGTCGGATGCAAGCTCATAGTCACATAATTCCTTTTCTCTCATGATCTTTACATGTGGAGGTTCCCCTTCATCAGAAGCACCTTCCCCTAGTTCGTATGCAACAAGCTTTTCCAAATCCTTGCTTTCATAGTTGTATTCCTTAGGGTCAAAGGTTTCACCATCTTTGAATATTAACCAGGTGGATGGTTTTTTCTCTTCCTTTTCTTCCTCTTCTTCGACATCTGCAGTGATGGTTCTTGAAAGTTCGGATAATGGGTGTCCTTTACAAGAAATTTCAAATGCCTTATACCAACCGAATGGTACTCTAAATACATCCAATCCCTCTGCTTTAAGTGCTTCCTCAGCATCTTCCAATATTTGCACAGCTACTTTAGGTGCACCAAGGGATGAAGAAAGGTGAGCATATGGGTACAAGACGATTTTTTCTGCATTGACTTCTTCATTGGTTTTAATAACTTCAGCAACTAAATTCTTGACAATAGCGCTTGGGTTTTCCTCGTCCTCTTTTTCAATGGATGAGAAAACAACCAAAGCTTCATCAAAAGCCCCATTTTTTTGAGCTTCTTCGATTTCTTCAGCTACTGGAGTTTTGTTTTTTACTTGATATTTTATATAATCAGAGTGAATAAGTAAAACTCTCATATTTTCACCAGTTTTTGTTTTAAAAATAATTTATTGATAAATATTATATACACAATAATATTATAACTTTATTTTTTATATTATTTAATTATTAGTAATAATCGGATAATAATCATGATAATAATTGTGATTTCAAATAAAGTAATTATGAATCTAAAATTTAATCTTGAATTAACGATATTTAATTAAAAATAAAAAAAAGAATTTAGATTAATAAGCATTAATCTAAAATTAATTTCAAATCAGGATTTTCAACTGATGCATCCTTAAAAGTAGCTATTAGATCTTCATCAAGAACTGAACTGTCCTTTATAATGATAATTTTATTAGGCAATTCACAAAGACAATCGTATAATGCATCAAGATTTTCACCATAAAAATTTGGGAAATCCAGTTTTTCCTTAATGTATTCATGAGGATTCTCTTTCATTTCTTCCCCATACAAGACTATTTCATTCATGTTATCTATCATCTTTTTCAGTTTTCTTCTAAGTCTTCTATTTTCCAATAGTTTATTTGTCATAGTATCATTCTAAGTAATTTGCATATGCAGATTACAAGCTTATGTTAAATGTTCAAAGCTTGCATAATGGTCTCCAGTATAGTAAACTTCAAAGTCATCAGTTGAATAAACTATTCTTTTAGGCCCTCTGCTAGATGCGCCTAATGTATCAATATCACATTCCCTATACTCATGGGTTATAGGCAAGATTGATTGACGGTTTGTAAAGATGTCCCCTCCAATGCATTTTCCAGGAGCATATTTTTCAACGCTTCCACCATGCCATCCAAGAGCCTTTGCCTCTCTTTTGGTAATGTAATTGGAAGGAAGCTTGTGATATGTACTTATATAGGCTGCAACCTCTTCCTTAGAGTCATAAGTTCCATCTTCGGAGATATTAATGTCATCTAAAGCAAGTGCAGAAGAATCAGAGTCTGAATCATCTCCAATGCAACCGCTTACTGCAACAACAGCAAGCAAGACAATCAATATCAATCCAATAATTTTCCAATTTTTCATTTTCAATTCCTTTTCATTTTATAAAAATATTGGCTAATCTTAATTTATTTTTTATTTTTAAATAATTTTTCTAAAAAACTTTCTTAATAGGATTAATTTTTCTTAAAGTATATAAAATATTATGAATATAAATTTAATAGTACAGATTTATGATTAGTTCAAATCTATATTTGTGCAAATTTAGGATTATTTGAAATCATCAAATTTTCTTTGTATTTATT
Coding sequences within:
- a CDS encoding barstar family protein, encoding MTNKLLENRRLRRKLKKMIDNMNEIVLYGEEMKENPHEYIKEKLDFPNFYGENLDALYDCLCELPNKIIIIKDSSVLDEDLIATFKDASVENPDLKLILD
- a CDS encoding bifunctional 5,6,7,8-tetrahydromethanopterin hydro-lyase/3-hexulose-6-phosphate synthase; its protein translation is MFIGEALIGDGDELAHVDLLIGEKDGPVGNAFANGLSQLSVGHTPLLSVIRPNLITKPATIIIPKVTVGDLDDASKIFGPAQTAVGRAVADCVEEGIIPKDKAEDWVINASVFISPAAQDYRKIYQYNYAATKLAIKRALKGYPDIDKVLYEKDRGTHAIMGFKAIKLYEPPYLQVALDLDNEEAMARIIKQLPNRERILLEAGTPLVKKFGVGIVGKIRELAPSAFIIADLKTLDVGRVEVKMAADETADAVAISGLGTIESIEKAIHETQKQGIYSILDMMNVDNFTDKIKQLNPEFMPDIVLLHRNVDLESKLRAEGKNLDDVSAWGNIKEIKELTGGLAAVAGGITPEKAEEAFEKGADIIIAGRYIIGSGDPRRAAEDFLAHMPVDPNHMRVVMEDDEQI
- a CDS encoding ribonuclease domain-containing protein, translated to MKNWKIIGLILIVLLAVVAVSGCIGDDSDSDSSALALDDINISEDGTYDSKEEVAAYISTYHKLPSNYITKREAKALGWHGGSVEKYAPGKCIGGDIFTNRQSILPITHEYRECDIDTLGASSRGPKRIVYSTDDFEVYYTGDHYASFEHLT
- a CDS encoding threonine--tRNA ligase encodes the protein MRVLLIHSDYIKYQVKNKTPVAEEIEEAQKNGAFDEALVVFSSIEKEDEENPSAIVKNLVAEVIKTNEEVNAEKIVLYPYAHLSSSLGAPKVAVQILEDAEEALKAEGLDVFRVPFGWYKAFEISCKGHPLSELSRTITADVEEEEEKEEKKPSTWLIFKDGETFDPKEYNYESKDLEKLVAYELGEGASDEGEPPHVKIMREKELCDYELASDIGNLKWYPKGRLVRDLLADYVYNFVVDLGAMPIETPIFYDLANDAIREHAAKFGERQYKTATKKDLMLRFACCFGAFRVLGGSFLTWKNLPAKVYELSTYSFRFEKRGEVVGLKRLRAFTMPDMHSFCADMPQALEEFDAQVDMCVQTGVDLDVNYEAIFRATKDFYDEHKDWMEATAKRIGKPLLLEILPERKHYWSCKIDFAAIDYLGRPIENPTVQIDVESGRRFNIEYVDENEDAQNPIILHCSPTGSVERVICSLLENTAKEDGKAPMLPIWLSPSQVRILPIGEKHLDYANELADKIAAENIRVDVDNSDDRVGKKIRNASKEWIPYIVVIGDKEIETDNYNVTVRKTGEKVDMTADELIASVKEETKRMPFRRLPLPRNVAERINFK